GATTCGCCCGAAACCTGAGGATCTGGGCTCTGACCCCAAGATTCACCCCAAATTTTAAGAAAAATCGGATGTGATGGGAGCGTTGATATCGGTGAAAGAAAGGCAGAGAACCAGTCCCTGTTTAAGGTTTACTTTTGCTGTTGATGGGGTGTCTCTTTATGGGCGGCGCCTGAGGTTTTCCTAAAACCTGAGGATGTGAGATCCGACCCCACGCGCTCATTTTTTGCGCCGATCTGGCTTAACGATTTGTTAGGTGGCGTGGTGACTTGTAGATTTAGTAAAATCGTCGCGGACGGATCCAAAACCAGCTAGCACAGGCTACAGCACCGAATATCGTATAACAAACGACAAAGACCCATGGTGGCACTTGATAGTACAAAATATTTTCTAGCCAGTGTGATATGAAAGAACCGGAATATACGGTATCGCCGGCCCGTGAACGTAGTGCCATTTCAATTGTAGTGAGCGGGCATATAACGCCGAGCCACGACTGAATGACGATCACACCAATTACTACAAGATGCATTAACCGAAACCAGGGATTGCGGATCCAAGACCATGCACGAGCCTTACCGACGAATATAAGGTACAAACCAATCACAACAAAGGCGACGAATAGCACGTGGAGCAGCAGGATTGTATCGGCAGCTAGTAGGAAGACTGTTGATGAATCCATCTGTGCCCCCTAACAACGCGCTACAGCGGCAAAATTACGCCAGTACGTCATCAATTTTGCCGATGGGGCCACCGTGGGGGGCCACCGTGGTGACCCCACGGACCCCCTCTTGGTGCAGGAAGATGACTCTTGGCATATTAGATTGATATATTAAGAAAAGCCAAAATTCATGCCCCGGCACTGGCCGTGCCGAAATTGCTTGATCCCTGGGCCTGCATCAAACGACCGTCAGTAAAATAACCAACAAAAAGTATCGGTAATGCCATAATTCATGCTCAGACACCGGAGGTTTTCATGAATGAGTTTGTCGACTCCTCAGAAAGGATAGCCGTGACTGTCCTTTTTACA
This genomic stretch from Deltaproteobacteria bacterium harbors:
- a CDS encoding DUF2784 domain-containing protein, whose amino-acid sequence is MDSSTVFLLAADTILLLHVLFVAFVVIGLYLIFVGKARAWSWIRNPWFRLMHLVVIGVIVIQSWLGVICPLTTIEMALRSRAGDTVYSGSFISHWLENILYYQVPPWVFVVCYTIFGAVACASWFWIRPRRFY